A single window of Nicotiana sylvestris chromosome 3, ASM39365v2, whole genome shotgun sequence DNA harbors:
- the LOC104227079 gene encoding zinc finger CCCH domain-containing protein 30-like produces the protein MNMNNLTVETEDSFVSLLELAANNDIVAFKRWIEHDLSGIHEVGLWYGRQKGSRQMVLEHRTPLLVAATYGSIDVLKLILSLPEIDVNQSCGRDKSTALHCAASGGSPNAVDAVKMLLEAGADPNSEDANGHRPGDVIVVSPKFHLTESSLESLLKSDTTGKCSLRLSIATSNSNSPPLSPSPGNRSPSSTSDSTSSPKSAKSDDLPVSSASEKKEYPIDPSLPDIKNSIYSTDEFRMFSFKIRPCSRAYSHDWTECPFVHPGENARRRDPRKYHYSCVPCPEFRKGACQRGDMCEYAHGVFECWLHPAQYRTRLCKDGTKCNRRVCFFAHTQEELRPLYVSTGSAVPSPRSNTSAANAMDFAAAMGLIPGSPSSVRVMSPLPFTPPMSPSANGVSNMSWPQPNVPALHLPGSNFQSSRLRSSLHARDIRAVDFNFDMQQQQQFINEFSCLSQSSVNANSLNRLAHPKTLTPSNLEDLFSAESSSPRYSDQALAQAVFSPTHKSAVVNQFQQQQQSMLSPINTKFSPINVDNPLLQASFGVQTPGRMSPRGMEPISPMSSRVSTLSQREKQQQFRSLSSRDLGSNASAVIGSPVDTWSKWGSSTGNADWAVNTEEFGRLKRSSSFELANNGEEPDLSWVQSLVKESPQELKDKTASRVLGLAGSTADLAEDSTSKWSK, from the coding sequence ATGAACATGAATAATCTGACTGTTGAAACTGAGGATTCTTTTGTTAGCTTGCTTGAACTAGCCGCTAACAATGACATAGTAGCGTTTAAGAGATGGATAGAGCATGATCTATCCGGTATTCATGAGGTTGGACTGTGGTATGGGCGCCAAAAGGGCTCAAGGCAAATGGTCTTGGAGCATAGAACTCCTTTGTTGGTTGCTGCTACGTATGGCAGTATCGATGTTCTGAAACTGATTCTGTCTTTACCTGAAATTGATGTGAATCAATCATGTGGCCGAGATAAGAGCACTGCTCTTCACTGTGCTGCATCTGGTGGGTCTCCGAATGCTGTTGATGCTGTCAAGATGCTTTTAGAAGCCGGTGCTGATCCAAACTCTGAAGATGCCAATGGCCATCGCCCTGGGGATGTCATTGTTGTATCTCCAAAGTTTCACTTGACAGAATCATCCCTGGAGAGCCTTCTTAAAAGTGATACAACGGGGAAGTGTAGCCTGAGATTGTCAATAGCCACttcaaactcaaattctccaCCACTTTCGCCTTCCCCTGGAAATAGATCACCTTCTTCTACTTCAGACTCAACTTCTTCCCCAAAGAGTGCAAAGTCCGATGACCTCCCTGTATCTTCTGCATCTGAGAAGAAAGAGTACCCCATTGACCCCTCCTTGCCTGACATTAAAAACAGCATCTACTCTACAGATGAATTCAGAATGTTCTCGTTTAAGATCAGACCTTGCTCTCGTGCATATTCTCATGATTGGACTGAATGCCCATTTGTCCATCCTGGTGAAAATGCTCGAAGAAGGGATCCAAGAAAATATCACTACAGCTGTGTACCTTGCCCTGAGTTCCGGAAGGGAGCTTGCCAACGAGGGGACATGTGCGAATATGCTCACGGGGTTTTTGAGTGTTGGCTGCATCCTGCTCAGTACAGAACCCGACTTTGCAAAGATGGTACAAAGTGCAATAGAAGAGTTTGCTTCTTTGCCCACACACAGGAAGAACTCAGACCCCTGTATGTCTCTACTGGTTCCGCTGTTCCCTCACCTCGCTCGAACACCTCTGCTGCCAATGCCATGGATTTTGCAGCAGCTATGGGCCTTATTCCAGGTTCTCCTTCGTCGGTCCGTGTCATGTCCCCATTACCTTTCACTCCTCCGATGTCTCCCTCTGCTAACGGCGTCTCAAACATGAGTTGGCCTCAACCAAATGTTCCAGCATTGCATCTTCCTGGCAGCAATTTCCAGTCCAGTCGCTTGAGGTCATCCCTACATGCAAGAGACATCCGTGCTGTAGACTTTAACTTTGATATGCAACAACAACAGCAATTTATAAATGAATTCTCCTGCCTATCACAGTCCAGTGTGAATGCTAATTCTTTGAACCGTTTAGCTCATCCTAAGACcctaactccttcaaatcttgaGGATTTATTTTCCGCAGAGAgctcatctcctagatattctGATCAGGCATTAGCTCAAGCAGTTTTCTCCCCTACTCACAAGTCTGCAGTTGTCAATCAATTCCAGCAGCAGCAGCAGAGCATGTTATCTCCCATTAATACAAAATTTTCACCAATAAATGTTGATAATCCTCTGTTGCAGGCTTCTTTCGGGGTTCAAACACCGGGAAGGATGTCACCCCGAGGAATGGAGCCAATATCACCTATGAGTTCCCGTGTGTCTACGCTTTCTCAACGTGAGAAGCAGCAGCAATTTAGGAGTCTTAGCTCTCGCGATCTTGGCTCCAATGCTTCTGCTGTTATTGGATCTCCAGTAGATACTTGGTCGAAGTGGGGTTCCTCTACTGGAAACGCAGATTGGGCTGTCAATACTGAGGAGTTTGGTAGACTAAAGAGATCATCGTCATTTGAGCTTGCTAACAACGGAGAAGAGCCTGATCTGTCGTGGGTTCAATCTCTCGTCAAAGAATCACCACAGGAGTTGAAAGACAAAACTGCATCTCGTGTCTTAGGTCTCGCAGGCTCTACTGCAGATCTCGCTGAAGATTCTACTTCGAAATGGAGCAAATGA